Proteins from one Oryza sativa Japonica Group chromosome 12, ASM3414082v1 genomic window:
- the LOC107275294 gene encoding pentatricopeptide repeat-containing protein At4g02750, whose product MAAAKLTASAVFRSNQELTSLARSGQLAAARRLFEEMPRRNVVSYNAMVSALAHHGRLAEARRLFDEMPRRNPVSWNTMMVACSQHGRVEDARGLFDAMPARNEYSWTIMVSCYVRAGELTLARELLDRMPGEKCAACYNTMISGYAKNGRFEDAIALLQEMPAPDIVSWNSVLGGLIRNEEISRSVQFFDEMPDKDLVSWNLMLEGYVRAGDLDVASAFFSRIPSPNVISWVNLVNGYCQAGRMGEARELFDRMPERNVVAWNVLLSGYVQFSQVEAAYNLFIEMPEKNSISWTTMVSGFVRSGKLQEAKDVLSKMPSDNVGAKTALMHGYLKSNLIDDARQLFDGIVVRDAVCWNTMISGYVQCGMLDEAMVLFQQMPNKDMISWNTMIAGCAQGGQIRKAASIFRKMKRRNTVSWNSIISGFVQNGLFVEALQHFMLMRRDAKSADWCTYACCLSASANLATLQIGRQFHSLLVRTGFISDSSPGNALISAYAKCGRMLEARQVFDEMVVQDIVSWNALIDGYASNGNGSEVIAVFREMEANSVRPDEITLVVVLSACSHAGLIDEGLHFFNSMIKLYSLKPVAEHYTCMVDLLGRAGRLREAFELVQGMQIQPNAGVWGALLGACRVHKNHEIAWLAAEKLFELEPCKASNYVLLSNICVEAGKWDDADKVRVLMKERCVYKPPGLAGSM is encoded by the coding sequence ATGGCAGCTGCGAAGCTCACCGCCTCTGCTGTGTTTAGGAGCAACCAGGAGCTCACGTCGCTGGCGCGCTCGGGCCAgctggccgccgcgcgccgcctgtTCGAGGAGATGCCCCGCCGCAACGTGGTCTCCTACAACGCGATGGTCTCCGCGCTGGCCCACCACGGCCGCCTCGCCGAGGCGCGCAGGCTGTTCGACGAGATGCCGCGCCGCAACCCCGTGTCCTGGAACACCATGATGGTGGCATGCTCTCAGCACGGGCGCGTCGAGGATGCGCGAGGGCTATTCGATGCAATGCCCGCCCGAAACGAGTACTCCTGGACAATCATGGTATCCTGCTACGTGCGGGCTGGTGAGCTCACCCTCGCAAGGGAGCTGCTCGACCGCATGCCCGGGGAGAAGTGCGCGGCGTGCTACAACACCATGATCTCCGGGTATGCCAAGAACGGCAGGTTTGAGGATGCAATTGCTTTGTTGCAGGAGATGCCGGCCCCTGATATTGTTTCATGGAACTCAGTGTTGGGGGGGCTCATCCGGAATGAGGAAATCTCTCGATCAGTGCAGTTCTTTGATGAGATGCCAGATAAGGACTTGGTGTCCTGGAACTTGATGCTAGAGGGGTATGTGCGTGCTGGGGATTTGGATGTGGCCAGTGCATTCTTTTCAAGGATCCCCTCACCTAATGTTATTTCTTGGGTTAACTTGGTCAATGGGTATTGTCAGGCAGGGAGGATGGGCGAGGCAAGAGAATTGTTTGATAGAATGCCTGAGCGTAATGTTGTGGCTTGGAATGTGCTGCTTTCTGGGTATGTGCAGTTCTCTCAGGTGGAGGCGGCCTATAATCTGTTTATAGAGATGCCAGAGAAGAATTCAATCTCATGGACAACGATGGTGAGTGGTTTTGTACGTTCTGGGAAGCTCCAAGAAGCGAAGGATGTGCTCAGCAAGATGCCTTCCGACAATGTCGGAGCAAAGACTGCACTGATGCATGGCTATTTGAAAAGCAACCTGATTGATGACGCCCGTCAACTATTTGATGGAATTGTGGTTCGGGATGCAGTGTGCTGGAATACAATGATATCAGGATATGTTCAGTGTGGTATGCTTGATGAGGCCATGGTTTTATTCCAGCAAATGCCGAACAAGGATATGATTTCTTGGAACACCATGATTGCTGGCTGTGCTCAGGGTGGACAAATTCGCAAGGCAGCCAGTATTTTCAGGAAAATGAAGAGGAGAAATACAGTTTCATGGAATTCAATTATCTCTGGATTTGTTCAAAATGGTCTATTTGTTGAAGCACTGCAGCATTTTATGCTTATGAGAAGGGATGCAAAGAGCGCTGACTGGTGTACATATGCATGTTGTCTAAGTGCAAGTGCAAATTTGGCTACTCTGCAAATAGGGAGACAATTCCACAGTCTTCTTGTCAGGACTGGGTTTATCAGTGATTCTTCTCCTGGAAATGCCTTGATTTCTGCCTATGCTAAGTGTGGAAGGATGTTGGAAGCAAGACAAGTCTTTGATGAGATGGTAGTACAAGACATCGTTTCATGGAATGCACTCATCGATGGCTATGCTTCTAATGGTAATGGGTCTGAGGTGATAGCAGTATTCCGGGAAATGGAAGCTAACAGTGTCAGACCTGATGAGATCACGTTGGTAGTTGTGTTATCAGCTTGCAGTCATGCTGGGTTAATTGATGAAGGATTGCATTTCTTCAATTCGATGATAAAATTGTACTCGTTAAAGCCTGTGGCTGAGCATTATACCTGTATGGTTGATCTTCTTGGAAGAGCTGGGAGACTAAGAGAGGCATTTGAACTTGTTCAGGGAATGCAGATCCAACCAAATGCTGGTGTCTGGGGTGCATTGCTTGGAGCATGCCGCGTACACAAGAATCACGAGATAGCATGGCTTGCAGCTGAGAAGTTATTTGAATTGGAACCTTGCAAGGCCTCAAATTATGTCTTGCTGTCAAACATCTGTGTGGAGGCAGGGAAATGGGATGATGCTGACAAGGTGAGGGTTTTGATGAAAGAGAGGTGTGTATACAAGCCACCTGGATTAGCTGGATCAATGTAG